The genome window AGACTTTGATAGATATTGTTTCCATGGATTGATGGAAATATCCTTGCAGATCTCGGTATCTATACCACCGACACGCTCAACTCATATCGAGGGAAGAACCGACTCGAGATCGCACCTCACGTCTTCGCTATCGCTGAAGCAGCGTATTACCGGATGACCACCGAGAAGGAAAATCAATGTGTGATCATCTCGGGAGAGTCAGGTGCCGGAAAGACGGAAgcagcgaagaggatcatGCAGTACATTGCGGCTGTttcaggaggagaaggaggtggaggtgggatAGAGAGTGTCAAAGAGATGGTGTTGGCGACCAATCCCTTGCTGGAGAGTTTTGGTTGTGCGAAGACTCTGAGAAACGACAATTCCAGTAGACATGTGAGTGAGCCGTTTgattcactcactcaaGTACTGATGGAATGGGAAGGGCAAATATCTCGAAATCATGTTCAATGGAATGGGCCAACCAGTTGGTGCACAAATCACAAACTATCTTCTGGAGAAGGTATGTCAGAATTCTCTTCAATACTTCAACTCGCTCCAGCAATCGCTGACCTTATGCTCCAGGGTCGTGTCGTAGGACAGATtgaagacgagagagacTTTCATATCTTCTATCAATTCACAAAGGGCGCCAGTCCGGAGCAGAAGGGTATGTTCATTTCATGCTTGGACATACAGGATCACTTACAGATCGTTCACTACAGATGCCTTCGGCTTACAAGGGCCTGAAGCCTACGCGTACATCAGTCGAAGCGGTTGTCTGGACGTGAAAAGCATAAACGATGTTAACGATTTCCACGAAACCTTGGTAAGCTGGTCCTGCTACATGGATGCTCGGCTCCTGCTGAGCGATCGTGACTCCAGCGTGCTATGCAAATCATTGGTCTCTCCACCGACGAACAAAACTCGATCTTCCGAATTCTCGCAATCATCCTCTGGCTCGGTAACGTCGATTTCGTGGAAGGCGAGGATGGCAATGCTGCCGTGGCGGATACTAGTGTCACAGATTTCGCTGCGTACCTAATGGAAGTTGACCCGGCAAAACTACAAAAGGTGTTGCTACTGAGAATCATGGAGACCacaagaggtggaagaagaggaagtgtgTACGAAGTGCCACTCAATGTGGCTCAAGCGTcatctggaagagatgCCTTGGCGAAAGCTTTGTCAGTCTATTCACTTCACCAAGTCATGTttcaagctgacacgaTTATCAAGGTACAACAACCTCTTCGAGTGGATTGTCAGCCGTGTCAACGTATCTATGAAACCGCAATCAGCTTCGGAATATGTCATTGGTGTTTTAGATATCTAGTGAGTGAAACCCATACAATACATAAACAGCAAGAGCAccagctgacattgtgaCTCACAGCGGATTCGAAATCTTCCAAGTGAGTCTTCAACGCCTCGGACAGCTTCACGGGACTGACTTTTCCAACAGGATAACAGTTTCGAACAGCTCTGCATCAACTATGTCAACGAAAAGCTGCAACAAATATTCATTGAGCTGACCTTGAAGgcagaacaagaagaatATGTTCGAGAGCAAATCAAATGGACACCAATCAAATGTAAGTGTCCTATATGCCTCACCTTGCTGACATGCAGTCTTCGACAATGCCGTCGTTTGCTCGCTAATCGAGGATAAGCGACCTGCCGGTATCTTCGCAACGTTAAATGACGCAACGGCCACCGCGCATGCCGATCCGGCTGCTGCCGACAATTCGTTCATCCAACGTTCCAACATGCTGTCAGCCAATCCTAATTTCGAGTCGAGAGGTAACAAGTTCTTGATCAAGCACTATGCCGGAGATGTGCTCTACAACGTCCAGGGTATGACAGACAAGAACAAGGACCAACTTCTCAGAGATATTCTGGAGTTGATTGAGAGTAGCAAGGATGACTTTTTGCACACTCTGTTCccggagaaggtggatcATGACTCTAAAAGAAGGCCACCAACAGCTGGAGACAAGATCAAGGTAAGTAGATCGAGACAACAATTAGCTAACGATCAGCTTTCCGCCAACTTGCTTGTGGATAATTTGATGAAGTGAGTAGAATGCATTGAGAAATCTGATTGGCGCTGATCTTCCTGAATAGATGTCAACCACATTACATCCGTACTATCAAGCCTAACCAACACCGATCCCCGACTGAGTACGATGACAAGGCGATCCTACATCAAATCAAGTACCTGGGGCTGCAAGAGAACATCAGGGTGCGAAGAGCAGGGTTTGCATATCGTGCAGAGTTCTCAAAGATGATTCAGAGGTGAGCACTATGGTGATTAGGTCTCGTTGAACCGTTCGAAGCTGATGGTCAGCCCAGATTTTACCTTCTGTCCCCTTCCACGTCCTACGCTGGTGACTATATctgggagggagatgatcgatcggGTTGCGAGAGGATTTTGTCGGATGCAAAGATCGCGAAGGACGAGTGGCAAATGGGTGTAACAAAGGCATTCATCAAGAACCCGGAGACAGTAAGTCTGCCTCATCGTCGGATCCTAAGCTAATTTCCGTCCAGTTGTTCTATCTCGAAGGCGAACGAGATCGATATTGGCACACCATGGCATCGCGTATCCAGCGAGCTTGGCGAGCGCACGTCAGACGCAAGCATGAGGCTGCGACGAAGATCCAACGCTTCTGGCGTAACCAGAAAGAGTCGCTTGTTTACGCTAGGAAGCGAGATTATGGTCACGAGGTGTTGGCCGGCAGGAAAGAAAGGCGAAGATTTAGTTTACTCGGCATGCGGAAGTTCATGGGTGACTACCTGGATGTGGGCGGTAGTAGTGCCCAGGGAGAACTACTGAGGAATGCCGCTGCTATCGGTCGTGAGTCGACTTTCGCCTTCTGTGGAGATAGGCTTACGTCAAGGCAGCTGCCGAGACCGTGCACTTCAGCTCTAGAGCGGAATTGCTGGTATCAAAACTTGGTAGATCCAGTAAATTGAGTCCTCGATTCCTCATCATTGTGAGTGTTGTCGTCTCCCATGAAGCTTCAGAGCTGATGGGTGATGACAGACCGACAAAGCAGTGTATTTCGTGgtctccacctcgaagGATGGCCGAGTGACTACCAGTATGGAGAGAAAGCTTCCGCTGGTGACTATTCGAGCCATCGCCATGACAAATCTTCGAGACGACTTTGTGGTGAGTCGCACTTCTGGCTACCCATTTCCATAGGCGGAGAGATGGCTGATGACACTTTGACAGGCGTTGAATGTTCCGCCTTGCGAAGAGGGCGACCCCGTATTCACTTGTGTCTTCAAGACGGAGATGATGTGCGTCCTTCTCACTCTGACCGGAGGAAGCATAGCTGTCAACATTGGGCCATCGTGAGTATTCCAGTCGACTGGACGTGCACCTCGCAACTGACTATCTGTACAGAATCGATTatgccaagaagaaggaaaaaCGAGCAGCGATCAAAGCGCagaaggacgaggcggTCAGAGGCGAAGCTACTTACAAATCACATACTATCAGCGTGGGTTCCGGAGAGCCTGCGAACAGTGGTGGGTACTGTTCAGTATGTGGAAACTCTGATGTAAGCTGATGAGGTCTCAGTATCAAATCCAATGCCACCGCGAATgccaaagaagaaggccgcACCCAGAGCAGCGTCATCCGTGAGTCAGACACCGATCTTTCCCTTCCGACACTGACAGCTTGCTCAGCATCGGCCCACCGCTCGTCCTGCAACGAAAGTGTTGCCCGGTGCGACCAAGccttctgctcctgctgCCGTTGCATCCATTACGTCTGCCGCTGCCGCTCCTAGAGCGCCCGTGCTAAGTGGCGCAGGTGCTGCACGGGCACCTCCTGCTATCCCTGGTAGAGGCgctccaccaccacccccaccacctccccctTCAAGCGGACCCCCGAAGGAACTGTATAAGACTTTATACAATTTCGCAGGTCAACCAGGCGAAATGCAACTGGTGAAGGGTGAAACAGTGGAGGTtaaggagaaggatgacaaCGGTCAGTATACTGTCCTCTGCTCACACAGTAGATCAAGAAATTAGCTGACATCTTTCAGGCTGGTGGATGGTTGTCAAAAAtggccaagaaggatgggcTCCATCTAACTAGTGCGTCTACTAGTAATCATTCAGGTGACGTTGCTGATTGTATATCTTCAGTCTCAAATTCATCGActccgctcctcctcctcctccgccgcCACCTCCAGCCGCTCGTCGCGCGCCTCCCGCAGCACCTGGGCCCGGAAGCAATGGCGGTGCTGTGCATACGAATGGATCAGCAGCCCCATCATGGCAGGCCAAGTCTCTCGCATCGTCAGCCGCTGCGTCAGCCGGCTCTTCGCCTGCATCATCACGACCCAATTCGGTCATCGGTAAAGCTGCACCACCAGCTATCAAAGCGAAACCTGCCATACCTGCCAAACCTTCAGTAGGAGCGAAACCACCTGCCTTGGGTGCAAAGGTTGCACCTGTCGGCAGCGGAGGCGGAGGCAGACCACCTGTGCCGGCAGCAGCGAAAATTCAGCCGAAAACAGGGACAAGACCGGGGACTATTGCCAAGCCTGAGACGCCCGCGGGTCAGACGGATTTGTCTGCAATGTGAGCGAAATGCAGTACTTGTACAGTGTGACTTGGGAGTGAGCTAGACTGACACGTCTCGTGCCTTATCACAGTTTCGCAAGGCGGGCGGCTATGGGTCCACCTCGAGATGATTAGAGGTGAGGCGAGTGCGACTGGCAGGAACGAAAGAAAAGGTTGTACAACGTAAAAAGGTagatctggaagagaaggtAGAAGCGTTGCTATGGTCATgaatcagatcagatcagattgCAGCGCCTCGCAGTTTGTGTGACGAATGCTTCGGTAGAGCGATAGTCGGCTTGTCTTTCGCTATCGCGGTtcatcgaggatgacaaCGTTGACGATGCACTGAGTGAGAATCGGAAACACCGTCGGGAGTGCCCCGAATGTCACCAGACCTTGCTGGGATACAGTGAAGAAAAGGGGTGGAGCGAGTTAGTTGAAATGCTGCGTGCCTCGATTCATCCTACGTGTTCCACCAACATCAGGACCAAAGAGGGAATTGCGGGAACAGCATCACATTGGCACGGCACCCGCCGTTCGTAGGTGTGTGAATAGGTGGGGGtgggggggagggggagggggatgGGGATGTAGGAGCCATTCTCTAGGTCTCATCCGTGGTCTTGTGACTGTATCTGACTCGATTGAATCTTGCTTGACACCAGAGCGCAAATCAcctgaggagggaggagaagttAATTGGGAACCGATCCATTGGAATTGGACTAGCAGGCGCTGTGCATACAAATAAGGGTTGTCATCTCCACGGCAAGAGTTCTGGGAGACAATTGTGCGAAAGAGAATCAAATAAAAGTCAAAGCTGTCCACGCGTGCGGGTGGGGTGGGTATCATGCAGGAGAATGCAGGATTGCACAATCGAGCGACGTACGTGCTGGTTCGGTGTGGTCTTTTTTTTGTGATTCCTGAAAACGAATTAGCTAATGGTGGTCCCGGGAATCTTCTCACCCCCACACGAAGATCATTTCTCCACATGGCATTTTGGCGGGTagaggagggatgatgagcgATGACGGGTACTTGGGGTTCAGGTTGGCAGAGGGacggggagagagggagagggggagagagggagaggtggtgaaAACGGTCATCATTCCTGAAGGTTTGGACAGACAGGATAATGACGTATTAAACCACATCGCGATGCGGGATAGTTGCCGGCGGTACTTTCACTTTCTTGATCAAATGACCGGATGACCCTGAGTGTAGGTCCGAGGTGGCGCAGAGCGGAAGGGAAGTCATTCATCTCTCTGTCTGtaagaggagaggaaaggagaggagagaagctgATATATCATGAGGGAAGGGTTAGATGCCTAGTGGAAAGAAAGGTATGCGGTCGTTTTCTTGTTCACTTttcagagagagagagagagagagagggacaaCAACACATCAATCTTCATCACAATCcccccttctttctctgctCGACCGCTCGTCGACCAGTTAAACGTACCAGAGACGGATAAGAGATATATAGCTGGTTGGAATCTTCATATATAACCTTCGGATACAACTCAGACCGTATtacaagaagaaggcctCTCTACCCGTTTAGCTCTTACAAGAACCATCACCACCCACCACCAAGCACCGTGCTGCACACCACAagatcatcactcacacaaCAGCAACCACATCCACAGTGCTCTCACAACTACGACATCGTTCACACGCATCTACATCACAACCGCTACTACTTCAGCATCAGTATGAGCTACTTCGACGCTTCGTCGTGAGTCAGAGTCGTGCAAACTTGGTCTGATCGCTCTGTTCGGACGAGCTGACGAGAGTTGATATCTGTGTCAGcccctcctcttcgtctggCTCTTCACCAGAGACCACCAATCCGCGGTTCTCTTCCGGTACACCAGAGTGAGTCTCCATGTCATTCTGCTCTTCGACCATTTCTCGGCCAGAGTGTCCCGTCGTGTATGCCTTTTCTCCGTATCCATCTTCAAACCACACCGGCTGATCTGACCTTTCGACGACTGTCATCACAGGATCGCGCCTCAATACTCGCTCTCGTCCGAATatgctcacctcgtcgaaGATGGGGGTCTGAAGGCTGTGATAGCGCAGAAGATCGCAAAGCTGGTAAGTTGTATCTTTGTGTTCGTTTGCTCCTACCAGAAGACTCGGAGCTGGTCACTTGATTCCGTATGAGTTTGTCACATCTCtctgatcatctctctcacgATCCTCGCTCCCACTCAAgtgttccttctccaatccCGGTtttccctcttcgcttctccattcctccctccacctcagACTCGTGTTCAGATGCAATGACTATCATACTATCGTTCAGTGGCTGATATGTACACACCTCACCTCACAGCAAGACTCTCTGCCGCAGCTCTCGTCGTCCAGACTCCGTCAAGCACGAGCAGACATCACCTATCTCCGATCCATCCTATCAGGGGAAGACACCATGGTCGCGCAATGTCGTGCGGGAGGGGTCTTCAGCGCGCGAGCGTGAATCCAACCCAACGAGCATCGCATCCACGTCCATGTCTTACGTCCATGTCTTagcgaagatggatgaggattgGATGGGCGCGGGTTTCATGGATGAAGGATATGATCGAGTGGGAGTCGTGGGAGTCGTGGGAAGAGAAGTTGTTCTCTATTCAATCCAACACGGATGCAGATGGCGGAAGAAGGGTTGTCACGAGTTGGGGAAATAGTCCATGTTGAAGTGGGTAGTTATCAGTTTGTACAAAGTAGCGTAGTGATTCATTTGTCTATTCACGATCCGAGATGTATACACGTGTCATTCATGTGATCTCCATCAGAAAGCAGCATTGCCATCGATGGTGGTAGCGAAACCCATTCTCcactcgtctcgtctcatcgCAATGAGCACCGATGGGGGACCTCGAAACTGAAACTGACACTAGGGACGCGCAAGAGATAGGAAATCCCAGCTTTCCTTCTGCCGAGGAAGCGATTTTCCTCTCTCAGTGGGATGCGCACTGTGTCTCACATGCAATTGAATTCGGCTTTGACGGCTGCAGGCAAGGAATCAACATTGGCATCTTCGCCAGCAATGCGCATGATCGAAGGCAGGATCTCTGAATGGCAGCGGCATCATCAATGCTTGTtgacacacacacacgAGAGACGATAGGGGGCGGATTACAATTTGGAAGCAGGTTCATGTCAATATTGGGTAGATCTGTGATCATAACCGACATTCATGGATGTCGTACCGGCTGCCATGTAACTTGAGACGATATCCATACCATCCATGTCGTATAGTATAGTACCTCCCAACAAGCTATGGTCGGAACGAGACCCGCTTATGGTTCGGAATCACACCGTAGTCAACTGACCAACCACTGTGCATGTCTACGCAATGACCCGCATCCTACTCTACTCTACTGTCCATGACCTGGTCTTGTCCATCCATAATCCCATCCTTTACCTCTGCTCTCGACCGGCACCCAGCTTTCTCTCGGCACCAACCCGTCCactctcgtctctttccacctctgttccaccgtcttcttccctcgCGTTTGTtcgcctcttctctccgccTGTCTCACATCTGCCGTCGCCCACTCATACACATGTCTGTGATATTGGCCCCCTTTGCCGTCTCTGCTCTCCGCGCCTCCATTGGCGGGGTTCGTGATCTTTTCCAATTCATCACAAGCCTCTACCATAGCCTTGTATTTCGCGTTCAAAGCGTTTTGTCGACCGGTCCGCAGTTCACGTTGATACAATAGCCAAGCACGTTCGATCGTCTCGTACGCTTCGGCGGACGGTATCACCGCTTGTAAGCGTGCGAGATGGTCCGGATGGTAGGAGCCTGtaggtgaggaggatgtgggaGCGTACGAGTCGGCAGGGTAGAGGGTCGATCGGAGGAGATCTGATCGTGAGTCGGACGGTTGGACCAGATTGGGGTTGGTCGCCGCGGGTTTGGCGGCGTAACCTCGACGAGATGCAGCTCgagctgaagaagcgagtGGCCGGAGGGAGTTGCGTATGGACATGGTGCAAGTCGTCATGgattgctgttgttgtgtCGCAGGTGAATCTGAAGATGACAGTCTCAACTTTTGGCACGTTGAAAGTCGAACAACTCTGCTGAACGGAGATTCAAGTCTTGTCCGTACAGCATAAACGCCGACTTTTCCCGTCGGCACAAAGGGAGGGAGGGTCCTGACGGGGGAGTAGCAGAGTGGGCAAGGAGAGGCATATATCTTGGTTGCTACGACACAACTCGAGCTTACACACCGCATTGTATAGGGCCGACCGATGAGCAGGCTTCGTGTATGTGCTCAAGACGACATTCGGCCCAAAGATGACACTGGTCTCGTCTGAGCCTTGTGAGCTGCCAGGAGACAGACTACTCTGCTTGGTCCAGAGTAGTTTGAAGAGATCGGCCATGTCCGCACGCGCCAAACGTCATGTCGTCACcagagggaaaggagaagaacacAGACTGCAACCGCTACTAAATAAACTATCAATCGAGTAGATGAGATCGATATTGTGTCTGGAAAGTAGTGTGTTGGTCACAACGACTCATCGTGCAAAGCTCACTTCACCGTGACAATGACGAGAACCGACCCTACATCTAAACGGATCCATCTCACTCGTCATGCTCAAGCAGAGCACAAGTGGGTGTTGTCACTCTCCTCGCGTTCCCGTTGGCGTGGCGGTGGACGTGGACGTGGACGTGACATGCTCAGAAGCGATGTATACTGATCATCCATTGCTTTGTCTCCTACAGCGTCGATAACGATTACACCAGTGGGTTCCCAGTCCCACGCACCTATGAACGACTATGTAGtgacgagaagacgagatgggCTGACCCAAAATGAACTTGGGCGATGTCTAGTCGCCGATGCACCCCTCACTGAATTGGGTCGAAAACAGTCGCGAGAATTGAACGAGATGACCAAGAACGGTGTCCAAAAGACCGCAGAGCTGCTCGTCTCGTCGCCTGTGAGTGTGCTCAATCAGATCGAATCGACATGGCCAATGTGTCGTTCTTCGTCGTTCCAGGTGAAGGACTGAAGCTGACTGAGGATGTCTCTTTGCAATCCGATGGACAGCTGAGACGACCTATGGAGACCATGTTGCTGGGTTATCCAAACTTGAAAGAACGGTTAGATAAAGCCGGGAAACCGGTGATCCTTCTCGATACCTTGCAAGAGGTTGGACCGTGAGTGCATTTGCTTCTATACGTCTGGTCTTGTACGaggctttcttcttctcctcctcgttaTGGTCTCCTTGAATCGCCCAGAAGCACTGCCTGTCGACGGGAACAGCTGCTCTTGTATCATCgcccatctctccttgtctttcctcgccatctctCGTACAGCGAGACATACCATGAACATCAGACTGATCACCTGTTCATTCATCCCTGCTCACCAGATACCCCTGCGACACCCCCACATCCCCCATATCCGCCCTATCCTCATCCAACAACGgtatcttctcctccttggacttctccaccctctcccCGACCTATGCCTCCAAGAAAGGCATCTATGCGCCCGAACGAGGATCGGAGCGGGCCCGTCTCGTCAGGAAATGGTTAAGGGATAGAGACGAAGGGGAGATCGTGGTCGTTGCGCATGGTGACATTTTGAGATATATAGTGGATGGGGGACAATCTTCcagggtgagtgatagCGATTCTCACGTCCATTCAATCCACTTTGCTCCCTcattccttcctttcctttcctttcctgTCATTGGAACTGAGTCAGGTCAAGACTGAACAAGTGTGATTTGCGCAAATTCCCACCTCCCAGCCATGGGGGAATGCCGAATCAAAAGTATTCACATTCGTCTCGGCCTCGGACGAAGATGCCAAGCTCAAACAAGTCGATGACAAGGTCGCGCCGCCCGACTCGACAGACGAACAGACAAGTAGCGAGATGGCCAAGTAGTAGTGGGGATGACAGTAAATCTGCTCGGCAAACAAGCCGGGAGGTGGCGATAATCTCTCTCGTTGGGTAGATTAGAAAAGTCATGTGGAACGGCGGATAGGGGTAGAAAATGAGAAATGTAGATGAGTGAAAAAGACAGCACGTAGAGTGATGAGTATCGGTCGACCCGACGTGATAACAGAGTTCGGACTGGGACCGTGTGATGTGTTGCTTGGGCGGATCATTGTCATAGCAGCTCAACACAAAGCCAAGATTACACATCCCGTTGATCACCCGTTGAGTTGACATATGTTCGCCCCCCTGCGAAACGTGTCTTCAAGGCTCGAATCACCCATGTCTTCCGTATTCCTCTTACTTTCTGTGCCTAAGGGCACTGCCGAACCAGCATGATCCtgccccccccccctcaGATTCCCCTCTCGAGACTCTTCCTCCCTATACTCCTtatcctctccctctcaccaTCCACAAATCCCCTCATCTTATCTTCCAGCTTTGTCAATTCCTCAttatcatcaacatcatctctcCACTGTAACACCTTGTTATTCAccgtcttctcttccgaccCATCGTCTCCCGAACCCCTTCGCGGCCCCAATACGATCTTGACCTCATCGTCCCTTGcgatgagctgatcaagTATCGGTATCGGTATCGGTATCGGTCGTCCACCTACTCCCACATTCTCAGATGCGGCATTGTGATCGGTCGATGAGATACCGGGTGAAGtcgatcctcctcttcttgaatTTGAGCCCGAAGCCAGATACGTTTCACTGGATATCGGGTGATGTCGAATGTTCTGGACTTGGGTGGATGATCCTCTTACAGTTGAGGGTCCTGATCCGGGGCGTGTTTTGTTTGTTCCAAGTCGGAGAGAGGATCGAAGCGATAATGAAAAGTTGA of Kwoniella newhampshirensis strain CBS 13917 chromosome 3, whole genome shotgun sequence contains these proteins:
- a CDS encoding myosin-1 — protein: MAPSKKAGKKGGVGGLLSGGGGGGAKTQKVQKADWSEGFKKKKAAGVPDMTLLSTITNDAINDNLKQRFFNQEIYTYIAHVLISVNPFRDLGIYTTDTLNSYRGKNRLEIAPHVFAIAEAAYYRMTTEKENQCVIISGESGAGKTEAAKRIMQYIAAVSGGEGGGGGIESVKEMVLATNPLLESFGCAKTLRNDNSSRHGKYLEIMFNGMGQPVGAQITNYLLEKGRVVGQIEDERDFHIFYQFTKGASPEQKDAFGLQGPEAYAYISRSGCLDVKSINDVNDFHETLRAMQIIGLSTDEQNSIFRILAIILWLGNVDFVEGEDGNAAVADTSVTDFAAYLMEVDPAKLQKVLLLRIMETTRGGRRGSVYEVPLNVAQASSGRDALAKALYNNLFEWIVSRVNVSMKPQSASEYVIGVLDIYGFEIFQDNSFEQLCINYVNEKLQQIFIELTLKAEQEEYVREQIKWTPIKSNPNFESRGNKFLIKHYAGDVLYNVQGMTDKNKDQLLRDILELIESSKDDFLHTLFPEKVDHDSKRRPPTAGDKIKVSRSRQQLANDQLSANLLVDNLMKCQPHYIRTIKPNQHRSPTEYDDKAILHQIKYLGLQENIRVRRAGFAYRAEFSKMIQRFYLLSPSTSYAGDYIWEGDDRSGCERILSDAKIAKDEWQMGVTKAFIKNPETLFYLEGERDRYWHTMASRIQRAWRAHVRRKHEAATKIQRFWRNQKESLVYARKRDYGHEVLAGRKERRRFSLLGMRKFMGDYLDVGGSSAQGELLRNAAAIGPAETVHFSSRAELLVSKLGRSSKLSPRFLIITDKAVYFVVSTSKDGRVTTSMERKLPLVTIRAIAMTNLRDDFVALNVPPCEEGDPVFTCVFKTEMMCVLLTLTGGSIAVNIGPSIDYAKKKEKRAAIKAQKDEAVRGEATYKSHTISVGSGEPANSVSNPMPPRMPKKKAAPRAASSHRPTARPATKVLPGATKPSAPAAVASITSAAAAPRAPVLSGAGAARAPPAIPGRGAPPPPPPPPPSSGPPKELYKTLYNFAGQPGEMQLVKGETVEVKEKDDNGWWMVVKNGQEGWAPSNYLKFIDSAPPPPPPPPPAARRAPPAAPGPGSNGGAVHTNGSAAPSWQAKSLASSAAASAGSSPASSRPNSVIGKAAPPAIKAKPAIPAKPSVGAKPPALGAKVAPVGSGGGGRPPVPAAAKIQPKTGTRPGTIAKPETPAGQTDLSAIFARRAAMGPPRDD
- a CDS encoding mitochondrial 54S ribosomal protein mL40, which gives rise to MSIRNSLRPLASSARAASRRGYAAKPAATNPNLVQPSDSRSDLLRSTLYPADSYAPTSSSPTGSYHPDHLARLQAVIPSAEAYETIERAWLLYQRELRTGRQNALNAKYKAMVEACDELEKITNPANGGAESRDGKGGQYHRHVYEWATADVRQAERRGEQTRGKKTVEQRWKETRVDGLVPRESWVPVESRGKGWDYGWTRPGHGQ